One region of Elusimicrobiota bacterium genomic DNA includes:
- a CDS encoding DegT/DnrJ/EryC1/StrS family aminotransferase produces MSGIFDPYRIDALLAGEEAAEARSLERMGAERYIAGLGRDLARLSGRKHCVFTDSGRAAIAAGLAALGSGRGKTVVLNNLTHHSLLEAVLKSKARPLPVEAGPRTLNPGSDSFKKLAKDADILLLAHMFACGGDVRAIKTLCLERGIKTLEDASQAIGLKYAGKPLGSFGDISVLSLSPYKPVSRMGIKAGALLFDDDKYYRLLPPGAPELPPGLEAAAPMLKVKLKNLPLILLDLKGSNARFRARLKKIPQLRLAGAGAAAQEIPLFVNSGSAAGLSAFLDKAGIKPERKYTPFHTQLGLADSSYQVSALYRERALHLPVYCKMTESEIDYVCSAIERFFKKRRA; encoded by the coding sequence ATGAGCGGAATATTTGACCCCTACCGCATTGACGCGCTGCTGGCCGGAGAGGAAGCGGCCGAGGCGCGTTCGCTTGAACGCATGGGCGCGGAACGATATATAGCCGGCCTGGGCCGCGACCTGGCCCGGCTTTCCGGCAGAAAACATTGTGTTTTTACGGACAGCGGAAGAGCCGCTATTGCGGCGGGGCTGGCGGCGCTGGGCTCGGGGCGCGGAAAAACCGTGGTTTTAAACAATCTCACCCACCATTCGCTGCTTGAAGCCGTACTAAAAAGCAAGGCCAGACCCCTGCCTGTGGAAGCAGGGCCCCGAACCTTAAACCCCGGCTCCGACAGTTTTAAAAAACTTGCCAAAGACGCAGACATACTTTTATTGGCGCACATGTTCGCCTGCGGCGGCGATGTCAGAGCTATAAAAACTCTTTGCCTTGAGCGCGGCATAAAAACGCTTGAAGACGCCTCTCAGGCCATAGGGCTGAAATACGCCGGAAAGCCTTTGGGAAGCTTCGGTGACATAAGCGTTTTATCTCTTTCCCCGTATAAACCGGTTTCCCGCATGGGAATAAAAGCCGGCGCCTTATTATTTGACGACGACAAATATTACCGGCTCCTCCCCCCCGGCGCGCCGGAGCTCCCGCCCGGCCTTGAAGCCGCAGCGCCAATGCTGAAGGTAAAGCTGAAAAATCTCCCGCTCATTCTCCTTGACCTGAAAGGATCGAACGCCCGCTTCAGGGCGCGCCTTAAAAAAATACCGCAGCTGCGCCTCGCCGGCGCCGGAGCGGCCGCGCAGGAAATACCGTTATTCGTGAATAGCGGGTCCGCGGCCGGTCTCTCGGCCTTTCTTGATAAGGCGGGCATAAAGCCTGAAAGGAAATACACCCCTTTCCACACTCAACTTGGGCTTGCCGACAGCTCATACCAGGTAAGCGCACTTTACCGCGAGCGGGCGCTGCACCTGCCGGTTTATTGTAAAATGACTGAAAGCGAAATTGATTATGTCTGTAGCGCCATCGAAAGATTTTTCAAAAAACGCCGGGCCTGA